One Thermococcus eurythermalis DNA segment encodes these proteins:
- a CDS encoding dihydropteroate synthase-like protein, producing the protein MRILLVTGKLAEPLVREYGKGCDVFVTPVSVAAFLTPELIVRYLKRAGVKSEDYDLILIPGLVRGSAQPIEDEIGVPTFKGPKNAIDIPQTLKALKEGFKLSREKPADELFSFDALKKVEDIRNKTRNKRYIEKALKKPGNVLIGNLPAGKDFPARILGEVVDAPKLGVEKTVEKALYYLREGADIIDIGMVASEANLDFVDSIPEIRERLKDNGFDVPVSFDSLNTKEIKRALDCADLFLSVDEGNLEELVTEKPVVLIPTNQREGFFPAKPWERAEFLERLKEMALDLGYRIVIPDLILEHVPHLARSVTAFQLYRERNPDDVLLAGVGNVVELYDADSVGINALLAGIAKELSINLLLTTEVSAKARGSVRELRRAIDMNLFDLPKDLGFDLLILKEKRASEWRFEPAEEVVEARERPVELEPIYFRIWVEGGRIWVNAHRGTETVLTVVGEEPNAIIDTILERFEISPRHAFYLGRELERAKTALNLGRSYVQEGELFPEFYIGP; encoded by the coding sequence ATGAGAATCCTCCTCGTTACCGGCAAACTCGCCGAACCCCTCGTGAGGGAGTACGGAAAGGGCTGCGACGTCTTTGTCACGCCGGTCAGTGTGGCGGCATTCCTTACCCCCGAACTAATAGTCCGCTACCTGAAGAGAGCTGGCGTGAAAAGCGAGGACTACGACCTGATTCTTATTCCCGGCCTCGTCAGGGGCTCCGCTCAGCCCATCGAGGACGAAATAGGAGTTCCAACGTTCAAGGGGCCGAAGAACGCCATAGACATTCCCCAGACGCTCAAAGCCCTAAAAGAGGGCTTCAAACTGAGCAGGGAAAAGCCTGCGGACGAGCTCTTCTCCTTTGACGCCCTCAAGAAAGTTGAGGACATCAGAAACAAGACCAGGAACAAACGGTACATTGAGAAGGCCCTCAAAAAGCCGGGGAACGTTCTCATAGGGAACCTTCCTGCTGGAAAGGACTTCCCGGCAAGGATTCTGGGAGAAGTCGTTGACGCGCCAAAGCTCGGCGTCGAAAAGACCGTCGAGAAGGCCCTATACTACCTGCGAGAGGGGGCGGACATAATTGACATTGGGATGGTGGCCAGCGAGGCCAACCTCGATTTCGTTGACTCAATCCCTGAAATCCGCGAGAGGCTCAAGGACAACGGCTTCGACGTGCCGGTGAGCTTTGACTCCCTCAACACGAAAGAAATTAAGAGGGCCCTTGACTGCGCCGACCTGTTTCTGAGCGTTGATGAGGGCAACCTTGAGGAGCTCGTGACGGAAAAGCCCGTCGTCCTCATTCCCACCAACCAGAGAGAGGGCTTTTTCCCAGCTAAGCCCTGGGAGAGGGCCGAGTTCCTTGAAAGGCTCAAGGAGATGGCCCTCGATTTGGGCTACCGGATTGTAATCCCCGACCTAATCCTTGAGCACGTCCCGCACCTGGCGCGCTCGGTCACTGCCTTCCAGCTCTACCGGGAGAGAAACCCGGACGATGTCCTCTTGGCAGGCGTCGGCAACGTGGTCGAGCTGTACGACGCTGACAGTGTCGGGATAAACGCCCTCTTGGCTGGAATCGCGAAGGAGCTCTCAATAAACCTCCTCCTCACGACGGAGGTCAGCGCCAAAGCGAGAGGCTCGGTTAGAGAACTGAGAAGGGCTATTGACATGAACCTCTTTGACCTACCGAAAGACCTCGGCTTCGACCTGCTCATATTGAAGGAGAAGAGGGCGAGCGAGTGGCGGTTTGAGCCTGCCGAAGAGGTCGTTGAAGCCAGAGAGAGACCAGTCGAGCTCGAACCAATCTACTTCAGGATATGGGTCGAGGGCGGGAGAATCTGGGTAAACGCTCACCGCGGAACCGAGACCGTCCTCACAGTGGTCGGCGAGGAGCCGAACGCGATAATAGACACAATCCTTGAGCGCTTCGAGATAAGCCCGAGGCACGCCTTCTATCTGGGGAGGGAGCTTGAGAGGGCAAAAACTGCACTAAATCTGGGGAGGAGCTACGTCCAGGAGGGTGAGCTTTTTCCCGAGTTTTACATTGGCCCCTGA
- a CDS encoding PHP domain-containing protein produces the protein MIHDSHTHTLHSDGLGEVFENIAEAERKGLSLVAITDHSHYVLGGSFNAYLSEIRRWAEDSEITVLAGIEANITPNGVDVPAWAAGKLDFVIASVHEWVDRPDQYVELVKTALLDEDVDVIGHFGASFPYIGYPSWDELLELIELAAEKGKAFEISSRYRVPDVDFVRECIKRGVKLTFASDAHRPEKVGNVGWSVSTFRRAGGKLEDLLFAPYL, from the coding sequence ATGATTCACGACTCGCACACCCACACGCTCCACTCGGACGGGCTTGGGGAGGTCTTCGAGAACATAGCCGAGGCCGAAAGGAAGGGCCTCTCACTCGTTGCGATAACTGACCACAGCCACTACGTCCTGGGGGGCAGCTTCAACGCCTATCTGAGTGAAATAAGGCGCTGGGCCGAAGACAGTGAAATAACGGTTCTGGCTGGAATTGAGGCCAACATAACGCCCAACGGTGTGGACGTGCCTGCATGGGCCGCGGGGAAGCTGGACTTCGTGATAGCGAGCGTCCATGAGTGGGTGGACAGGCCCGACCAGTACGTCGAGCTCGTCAAGACTGCGCTCCTCGACGAGGACGTTGACGTCATCGGCCACTTTGGAGCGAGCTTCCCGTACATCGGCTATCCGTCGTGGGACGAGCTTTTGGAGCTCATAGAGCTGGCAGCGGAGAAGGGAAAGGCCTTTGAGATAAGCTCGCGCTACCGCGTCCCGGATGTGGATTTCGTGAGGGAGTGCATAAAGAGGGGCGTCAAGCTGACCTTTGCCAGCGATGCCCACAGACCCGAAAAGGTAGGGAACGTCGGCTGGAGCGTGAGCACATTTAGAAGGGCCGGTGGAAAGCTTGAAGACCTGCTCTTTGCCCCCTACCTGTGA
- a CDS encoding cobalamin B12-binding domain-containing protein — protein sequence MVECSKVRVVIAKPGLDGHDRGAKVVARALKEAGYEVIYTGIRQTPEQIVETVVQEDAAVLGISILSGAHMVLIPKIIRLLEERGIKPNEDIVIFAGGIIPPDDAEELKKMGVAEVFGPGTSLKTIIEFVDRAVENLKRFRA from the coding sequence ATGGTCGAGTGCTCAAAAGTTCGCGTCGTCATAGCGAAGCCCGGTCTCGATGGCCACGACAGGGGTGCAAAGGTCGTCGCAAGGGCCCTTAAGGAAGCCGGGTATGAGGTCATTTACACGGGAATAAGGCAGACCCCGGAGCAGATAGTTGAGACGGTTGTCCAGGAAGACGCCGCGGTTCTCGGCATAAGCATCCTCTCAGGTGCGCACATGGTGCTGATACCGAAGATAATCAGGCTCCTTGAGGAGAGGGGGATAAAACCAAACGAGGACATCGTGATTTTCGCAGGGGGCATAATCCCGCCCGACGACGCCGAGGAGCTCAAGAAGATGGGCGTCGCCGAGGTCTTCGGCCCGGGGACCTCGCTCAAGACCATCATCGAGTTCGTGGATAGGGCCGTTGAGAACCTCAAGCGCTTCAGGGCTTAA
- the meaB gene encoding methylmalonyl Co-A mutase-associated GTPase MeaB produces the protein MESLNSLVQSALSGDKKAIARLITIVENDEEKAREVVKKIYPLTGKAYVVGITGPPGSGKSTLLDKLIKLARDEGHRVGVIAIDPTSPFTGGALLGDRLRMQRHSTDPDVFIRSMATRGSLGGLAKATNDAVKVLDAAGYDLIFVETVGVGQIEVDIVKTADTVVLVTVPGLGDEVQAIKAGLMEGADIFAINKADREGVEMVYLELKMAIEFEREKWKGLGWEPPIVETTAFTLKGVRPLWEAIKRHRKHMEESGRLRERRAFRAREEVKTIIASTIAGKVEEKLERGEARELIEEVVERKLDPYSASQIVMEKLKEELWG, from the coding sequence ATGGAGAGTCTCAACTCCCTCGTCCAGTCCGCGCTCTCAGGCGACAAGAAAGCCATAGCAAGGCTCATAACCATCGTGGAAAACGATGAGGAGAAAGCGCGGGAAGTCGTCAAAAAAATTTACCCTCTCACCGGAAAGGCGTACGTCGTGGGCATAACCGGGCCACCGGGTTCAGGAAAATCAACGCTCCTCGATAAGCTCATCAAGCTTGCGAGGGACGAAGGGCACAGGGTTGGCGTAATAGCCATTGACCCGACGTCCCCCTTTACAGGCGGGGCTCTTCTCGGCGACAGATTGAGAATGCAGAGGCACTCGACCGACCCTGACGTTTTCATCAGGAGCATGGCAACGCGCGGTTCCCTAGGTGGTCTGGCGAAGGCCACGAACGACGCAGTGAAGGTTCTTGACGCGGCCGGCTACGACTTGATATTCGTTGAAACCGTCGGAGTCGGTCAGATTGAGGTTGACATCGTTAAGACCGCCGACACCGTCGTTCTCGTAACCGTCCCAGGCCTCGGCGACGAGGTTCAGGCCATTAAGGCCGGCCTCATGGAGGGGGCAGACATATTCGCCATCAACAAGGCCGACAGGGAAGGCGTTGAGATGGTCTACCTGGAGCTCAAGATGGCCATTGAGTTCGAGAGGGAGAAGTGGAAGGGGCTTGGCTGGGAACCCCCGATAGTCGAGACAACAGCTTTTACCCTCAAGGGCGTCAGGCCCCTCTGGGAGGCGATAAAGAGGCACAGGAAGCACATGGAGGAGAGCGGAAGGCTGAGGGAGAGGAGGGCCTTCCGCGCGAGGGAGGAAGTGAAGACCATCATCGCCTCCACCATAGCGGGCAAGGTCGAGGAGAAGCTTGAGAGGGGAGAAGCGAGGGAGCTTATCGAGGAGGTAGTTGAGAGGAAGCTCGACCCGTATTCCGCGTCTCAAATCGTGATGGAGAAGCTTAAGGAGGAACTATGGGGGTGA
- the mce gene encoding methylmalonyl-CoA epimerase gives MFRKIDHVGIAVKNLDEAIKVWEGLGLKVEEIEEVPDQKVRTAIIHIGESRIELLEPTAEDSPIAKFIAKRGEGIHHIALGVTNIEEHLKELKDKGYRLIDEEPRIGAGGAKIAFVHPKSVTGVLLELCERNE, from the coding sequence ATGTTCAGGAAGATAGACCACGTTGGTATAGCCGTCAAGAACCTCGACGAGGCCATAAAGGTCTGGGAGGGGCTTGGCCTCAAGGTCGAGGAGATCGAGGAAGTGCCCGACCAGAAGGTTAGAACTGCCATAATCCACATCGGCGAGAGCAGGATTGAGCTCCTTGAGCCGACCGCCGAGGACTCGCCGATAGCGAAGTTCATAGCCAAGCGCGGTGAGGGGATACACCACATAGCCCTCGGCGTTACTAACATTGAAGAGCACCTCAAGGAGCTCAAGGATAAGGGCTACCGCCTCATAGACGAGGAGCCGAGGATTGGTGCCGGTGGGGCAAAGATAGCCTTCGTCCACCCCAAGTCGGTAACCGGCGTTCTCCTCGAACTCTGTGAGAGGAATGAATGA
- a CDS encoding DUF835 domain-containing protein — protein sequence MLMRGKIESKSPKVLSYTYLPRLISLTPDRKILITRKIPGEFSNSNVVHIWVTKLRHPQAVEPTNLHIIEQRAWDLLSTGGAKSVILDAFEYLLLENGLEKTLRFVGKLRDIALLSNADFYVTVGDGVDERVLAMLKRIVE from the coding sequence ATGCTCATGAGGGGCAAAATCGAGAGTAAAAGCCCCAAAGTCCTTAGCTACACTTATCTACCCAGACTTATTAGCCTCACCCCTGATAGAAAAATCCTCATAACAAGAAAAATTCCGGGTGAGTTCTCTAACTCCAATGTTGTCCATATCTGGGTCACAAAGCTGAGGCACCCCCAGGCAGTCGAACCTACAAACCTCCACATCATTGAACAGAGGGCGTGGGACCTTCTTTCCACTGGGGGCGCCAAAAGTGTAATCCTCGACGCCTTTGAATACCTTCTTCTCGAAAACGGGCTTGAAAAGACCCTGCGGTTCGTTGGAAAACTCAGAGACATTGCCCTTCTCTCGAATGCGGACTTCTACGTGACGGTTGGGGATGGCGTTGATGAAAGGGTTCTCGCCATGCTGAAGAGAATCGTTGAGTGA
- the smc gene encoding chromosome segregation protein SMC, which yields MPYIEKIEMKGFKSYGNKKVVVPLAKGFTAIVGANGSGKSNIGDAVLFVLGGLSAKAMRASRISDLIFAGSKGEPPAKYAEVAMYFNNEDRGFPIDEDEVVIKRRVYKDGRSTYWLNGKRATRSEIIDLLSSAMISPEGYNIVLQGDITKFIKMSPTERRLIIDDISGIAEYDSKKERALKELKQAEENLARVDLLIREVKAQLDKLEKERNDALRYLDLKERVERAKVTLVLGEIKRLEKIIEDESARDKEIEAEVEALNAKLKEVAKEIVAKEKELAEVERELEEKSEDGILEVTRRISEVQSKIEMAKRNIENARREIEESQRRLTKAKGEVKRIGEEIEKSRNAIKRWSKRREKLLAEVKTLEASRNELVIKLGEIDRRYSIAREEFDRVVEELEDAKKGLYQKESEIGKFTEEIERAKARITQANLKRNALRERIEETKRALEEKRSELSDVEGKLSKAEARLRKLEKELEEKTAKLRKLEPELAKAREELIKAEAQREARGNRAVEFLKNSNIPGLYGTLGELITVGDGKYALAVEVALGGNYDNVVVEDDKVAEKAIKLLKEKKLGRLTFLPLNKIKPRSMREKPSLGIPAIDVVSYDPRFKNAVAYALGDTLIVEDMDEARSVGIGRVRMVTLGGELLERSGAITGGHYRPRGRLGINVDEIKAKVERLERERETVEAEVNSLKAERRGLENTIFELRMRKSELSKDLQVLQRDLERLLAEDRALKEEIEESEKLIETLTAKIEGAKGEMAKLRGRIERLEKKREKLRKALDNPEARELNAKIREVEGEISKLKEELSRVESKLEGLESRINEELLPRKADLEEEIEGLVNKISALQANIRENEGAIKKFEAELEELKKAEENVKDELKELRERRERLRKEIAELRKEKDELSARLQELRIEANTLRIKLAQAETTLKEKKAELKHFDAKLIKSIKEIPLELEALREEIERMEEEIRALEPVNMKAIEDFEVVERRYLELKSKREQVLAEKESIEEFIEEIEGQKKQVFLQTLEAIAKNFSELFAKLSPGGEARLILENPDDPFAGGLEIEAKPAGKDVKRIEAMSGGEKAIIALAFVFAIQRYKPAPFYLLDEIDAHLDDANVKRVADLIKEASRESQFVVITHRDVMMANADRIIGVTMRNGVSKVVSLSLEKARKILEEIRRKSDEEHREMFGRVEG from the coding sequence ATGCCTTACATTGAGAAAATAGAAATGAAGGGTTTCAAATCTTATGGTAACAAAAAGGTCGTTGTTCCACTCGCAAAGGGTTTTACTGCAATAGTGGGGGCCAACGGTTCTGGAAAGAGCAACATCGGTGACGCCGTTCTCTTCGTTCTCGGTGGGCTTTCAGCGAAGGCAATGCGCGCCAGCAGGATAAGCGACCTAATCTTTGCGGGCTCAAAGGGGGAACCGCCGGCCAAATACGCCGAAGTTGCCATGTACTTCAACAACGAGGACAGGGGCTTTCCGATTGACGAGGACGAGGTCGTCATCAAGAGGCGCGTTTACAAGGACGGAAGGAGCACGTACTGGCTCAACGGGAAGAGGGCAACGAGGAGCGAGATAATAGACCTCCTCAGCTCCGCGATGATTTCGCCCGAGGGCTACAACATCGTCCTCCAGGGTGATATCACAAAGTTCATCAAGATGTCTCCCACTGAGAGAAGGCTCATCATAGACGACATTTCCGGAATCGCGGAATACGATTCCAAGAAGGAGAGGGCATTAAAGGAGCTCAAGCAGGCAGAGGAGAACCTTGCGCGCGTTGACCTGCTCATAAGGGAGGTTAAAGCCCAGCTCGACAAGCTGGAAAAGGAGAGGAACGACGCCCTCCGCTACCTCGACCTTAAGGAGCGCGTTGAGAGGGCCAAAGTCACGCTCGTCCTCGGGGAGATAAAGAGGCTTGAAAAGATAATTGAGGACGAAAGCGCCAGGGACAAGGAGATAGAGGCGGAAGTTGAGGCCCTAAACGCCAAGCTCAAGGAGGTAGCAAAGGAGATAGTTGCCAAGGAAAAGGAGCTCGCGGAGGTCGAGAGGGAGCTCGAAGAGAAGAGCGAGGACGGGATACTTGAGGTAACGAGGCGGATAAGCGAGGTTCAGTCAAAGATTGAGATGGCCAAAAGGAACATCGAGAACGCGAGGAGGGAAATCGAGGAAAGCCAGAGGCGCCTCACCAAGGCCAAGGGCGAGGTAAAAAGAATCGGAGAAGAGATAGAGAAGAGCAGGAACGCCATAAAGCGCTGGTCGAAGAGGCGGGAGAAGCTCCTGGCAGAGGTAAAGACGCTTGAAGCGAGCAGGAACGAGCTCGTGATAAAGCTCGGCGAGATCGACAGGCGCTATTCTATCGCGAGGGAAGAGTTTGACAGGGTCGTTGAGGAGCTCGAAGACGCCAAGAAGGGCCTCTACCAGAAGGAGAGCGAGATTGGAAAGTTCACGGAGGAAATCGAGAGAGCAAAAGCAAGGATTACCCAGGCCAACCTGAAGAGGAACGCCCTCCGCGAGAGGATTGAGGAGACCAAGAGGGCCCTTGAGGAAAAGCGCTCCGAGCTGTCCGATGTCGAGGGGAAGCTCTCAAAGGCCGAGGCAAGGCTGAGAAAGCTTGAGAAGGAGCTGGAAGAGAAGACGGCAAAGCTCAGGAAGCTCGAGCCTGAGCTTGCCAAGGCCAGGGAAGAGCTCATAAAGGCCGAGGCCCAGAGGGAGGCCCGCGGCAACCGTGCCGTCGAGTTCCTCAAAAACAGCAACATCCCAGGCCTATACGGGACTCTGGGCGAGCTGATAACCGTTGGGGATGGGAAGTACGCTCTAGCGGTAGAGGTTGCGCTCGGCGGAAACTACGATAACGTTGTTGTTGAGGACGATAAGGTCGCGGAGAAGGCCATCAAGCTGCTCAAGGAGAAGAAGCTCGGAAGACTGACCTTCCTCCCACTCAACAAGATAAAGCCCCGCTCGATGAGGGAAAAGCCTTCCCTCGGAATCCCTGCCATAGACGTTGTGAGCTACGACCCGCGCTTCAAGAACGCCGTAGCATATGCCCTCGGCGACACCCTTATCGTGGAGGACATGGACGAGGCCAGGAGCGTCGGCATCGGCAGGGTCAGAATGGTAACGCTCGGAGGAGAGCTCCTCGAAAGGAGCGGTGCAATAACAGGAGGACACTACAGGCCGAGGGGCAGGCTCGGAATCAACGTGGACGAGATTAAAGCAAAGGTCGAAAGGCTTGAGCGCGAGAGAGAGACCGTTGAGGCCGAGGTCAACTCGCTGAAGGCCGAGAGGAGGGGGCTTGAGAACACCATCTTTGAGCTCCGCATGAGGAAGAGCGAGCTGTCCAAGGACCTGCAGGTTCTCCAGCGCGACCTTGAGAGGCTCCTCGCGGAGGACAGAGCCCTTAAAGAGGAAATCGAGGAGAGCGAGAAGCTCATAGAGACCCTCACTGCGAAAATCGAAGGGGCAAAGGGCGAGATGGCAAAGCTCCGCGGAAGGATTGAGAGGCTCGAAAAGAAGAGGGAGAAGCTCAGGAAGGCCCTCGACAACCCCGAGGCACGGGAGCTGAACGCAAAGATAAGGGAAGTCGAAGGGGAAATCTCCAAGCTCAAAGAGGAGCTCAGCAGGGTGGAGAGCAAGCTTGAGGGCCTTGAGAGCAGGATAAACGAGGAGCTGCTCCCGAGAAAGGCCGACCTTGAAGAGGAAATCGAGGGACTGGTCAATAAGATAAGCGCCCTGCAGGCCAACATAAGGGAGAACGAGGGGGCGATAAAGAAGTTCGAAGCCGAGCTCGAGGAGCTGAAGAAGGCCGAGGAGAACGTGAAGGACGAGCTCAAGGAGCTCCGCGAGAGGCGCGAGAGGCTGAGGAAGGAGATCGCCGAGCTGAGAAAGGAAAAGGACGAGCTGAGCGCGAGGCTCCAGGAGCTCAGGATAGAGGCCAACACCCTGAGGATAAAACTCGCCCAGGCGGAGACAACGTTGAAGGAAAAGAAGGCCGAGCTCAAGCACTTCGACGCGAAGCTCATCAAGTCAATAAAGGAAATCCCGCTGGAGCTTGAGGCGCTGAGGGAAGAGATTGAGCGCATGGAGGAGGAGATACGCGCCCTTGAGCCCGTCAACATGAAGGCCATCGAAGACTTTGAGGTCGTTGAGAGAAGATACCTTGAGCTCAAGAGCAAGCGCGAGCAGGTTCTGGCCGAGAAGGAGAGCATAGAAGAGTTCATAGAGGAGATAGAGGGGCAGAAGAAGCAGGTGTTCCTCCAGACGCTCGAGGCCATAGCCAAGAACTTCTCGGAGCTCTTCGCCAAGCTCTCACCGGGAGGAGAGGCCAGGCTGATCCTTGAGAACCCGGACGACCCGTTCGCGGGCGGTCTTGAGATTGAGGCGAAACCAGCTGGCAAGGACGTCAAGAGGATTGAAGCGATGAGCGGTGGCGAGAAGGCGATAATAGCGCTGGCCTTCGTCTTTGCCATACAGCGCTACAAGCCCGCACCGTTCTACCTACTCGACGAGATAGATGCGCACCTCGATGATGCAAACGTCAAGCGCGTCGCTGACCTTATCAAGGAGGCCTCCCGGGAGAGCCAGTTCGTCGTCATTACCCACCGCGACGTCATGATGGCCAACGCGGACAGGATTATCGGCGTGACGATGAGGAACGGCGTCTCAAAGGTCGTCTCCCTCAGCCTTGAGAAGGCGAGGAAGATCCTTGAGGAGATAAGGAGGAAGAGCGACGAGGAGCACAGAGAAATGTTTGGGCGCGTGGAGGGCTGA
- a CDS encoding segregation and condensation protein A, translating to MESKREEEITPIDILLQLVQMGRVDPWNIDIVDLTEKYIQRLREMKELDLRVSARAILAASILVRMKSEALLQEEEEGEEEDSEEERIRVEVEPLAPPLRRVERYYTFDDLIEALMDALEEAERRKPRKKKREEIEEEVFVVEDFRVDIEKHVNRLYEIVKKMYAETRKPIRFWDLVFDNTPKVIARTFLYLLFLANMGKVDLVQEEPFGEILVVPVGEEPN from the coding sequence ATGGAGTCAAAGCGGGAAGAGGAGATAACCCCAATTGACATACTGCTCCAGCTCGTCCAGATGGGGCGCGTTGACCCGTGGAACATAGACATCGTTGATTTGACCGAAAAGTATATTCAGAGGCTCAGGGAAATGAAGGAGCTCGACCTCCGCGTTTCAGCGAGGGCAATCCTGGCGGCATCAATCCTGGTGAGGATGAAGAGCGAGGCACTGCTCCAAGAGGAAGAGGAGGGCGAGGAAGAGGACTCCGAGGAGGAGAGAATCCGCGTTGAGGTGGAGCCGTTAGCACCGCCCCTCAGAAGGGTTGAGCGCTACTACACCTTCGACGACCTCATCGAGGCCCTGATGGACGCCCTTGAAGAGGCCGAGCGGAGGAAGCCCAGGAAGAAGAAACGCGAGGAGATTGAGGAGGAAGTCTTCGTCGTCGAGGACTTCCGCGTTGACATCGAGAAGCACGTCAACAGGCTCTATGAAATCGTGAAGAAGATGTACGCAGAGACCAGGAAGCCAATAAGGTTCTGGGATTTAGTGTTCGACAACACGCCTAAGGTCATAGCGAGGACTTTTCTCTACCTCCTTTTCCTTGCCAACATGGGGAAGGTAGATCTGGTTCAGGAGGAGCCCTTCGGGGAAATCCTGGTCGTGCCCGTGGGGGAGGAGCCAAACTAA
- a CDS encoding DUF5658 family protein — MRSRNYVLAFVVLALVDALTTWFGVRAGFQEANPLVAERLSSPLAFFGSYALFTALGVGVVEVSIRLEKLNPVFKLIALGMVVLKGIPAVNNLLLLTGLGPSGVVATTPKFLLTLALSGWP; from the coding sequence ATGAGGAGCAGAAATTACGTCCTGGCCTTTGTAGTCCTCGCACTGGTTGATGCCCTCACAACGTGGTTCGGGGTCAGGGCGGGCTTCCAGGAGGCAAACCCCCTGGTTGCGGAAAGGCTGTCAAGCCCGCTCGCGTTCTTCGGGAGCTACGCGCTCTTCACGGCACTTGGGGTGGGCGTTGTAGAGGTCTCCATCAGGCTTGAAAAACTGAACCCAGTGTTTAAACTAATCGCGCTCGGCATGGTTGTCTTGAAAGGGATTCCTGCAGTCAACAACCTCCTCCTGCTCACCGGCCTCGGCCCCTCAGGCGTTGTTGCAACGACGCCGAAGTTCCTCCTGACTCTAGCGCTCTCAGGGTGGCCGTAA